A stretch of Crossiella cryophila DNA encodes these proteins:
- a CDS encoding alpha/beta fold hydrolase: MREVEVRTVALPDGRRLGYYEFGDPAGTPCVYSPGWPASGLLGGVYDETARVAGVRWLSVDKPGCGASDLDPRRSLARYAADIACLADHLGLARFAAVGESGGGPHALALAHALPDRLTTTILLAAIGPGHESQVRQGMRGGNRWLFLLAQHAPWLLRLQLGVLSRMVRNPAAARRFEQSMLRRASPADRTALAGVDTGWLAGSAVGALRDGGRAATQELVMIARPWGFGLGEITAPVLAWHGDQDTNVPLPVARRLAGELPDCTLRVIEGQAHGVGLVVRAEVMAAIQAAS, translated from the coding sequence ATGCGCGAGGTTGAGGTGCGGACGGTGGCCCTGCCCGACGGACGGCGGCTGGGCTACTACGAGTTCGGCGACCCGGCGGGCACGCCCTGCGTGTACTCGCCGGGCTGGCCGGCCTCCGGCCTGCTGGGCGGGGTCTACGACGAGACGGCCCGCGTGGCCGGGGTGCGCTGGCTCTCGGTGGACAAGCCAGGCTGCGGCGCCTCGGATCTCGACCCGCGCCGCTCGCTGGCCCGCTACGCCGCCGACATCGCCTGCCTGGCCGACCACCTCGGCCTGGCCAGGTTCGCCGCGGTGGGGGAGTCCGGCGGCGGCCCGCATGCGCTGGCCCTGGCACACGCGTTACCGGACCGGCTGACCACCACGATCCTGCTGGCCGCCATCGGTCCAGGGCACGAAAGCCAGGTGCGCCAAGGCATGCGCGGCGGCAACCGCTGGCTGTTCCTGCTCGCCCAGCACGCGCCCTGGCTGCTGCGCCTGCAGCTGGGTGTGCTGAGCCGGATGGTGCGCAACCCGGCCGCGGCGCGCCGGTTCGAGCAGTCGATGCTGCGCCGCGCCTCGCCCGCCGATCGGACCGCACTGGCCGGCGTGGACACCGGCTGGCTGGCGGGTTCGGCCGTCGGCGCGTTGCGGGACGGTGGCCGCGCGGCCACCCAGGAGCTGGTCATGATCGCCCGGCCGTGGGGGTTCGGGCTGGGGGAGATCACCGCGCCGGTACTGGCCTGGCACGGTGATCAGGACACCAACGTGCCGCTGCCGGTGGCCCGGCGGCTGGCGGGGGAGCTGCCGGACTGCACGCTGCGGGTGATCGAGGGGCAGGCGCACGGCGTCGGCCTGGTGGTCAGGGCCGAGGTGATGGCGGCGATCCAGGCCGCGAGCTAG
- a CDS encoding DUF5703 family protein yields the protein MSAAADEAVVDGDWEYQPLRIPPGVSRRAAATQLAIHAEFAGWELSRVLLFSDGTRKVWLRRKRRPAHAGLPGIII from the coding sequence ATGAGTGCTGCTGCCGACGAGGCGGTGGTCGACGGAGACTGGGAGTACCAGCCGCTGCGCATCCCCCCGGGAGTCTCCCGGCGCGCCGCGGCCACCCAGCTCGCCATCCACGCCGAGTTCGCCGGATGGGAACTGTCCAGGGTACTGCTGTTCTCCGACGGCACCCGCAAGGTCTGGCTCCGCCGCAAACGCCGACCGGCCCACGCCGGCCTACCCGGAATCATCATCTAA
- a CDS encoding DUF1772 domain-containing protein, with protein MLSALAVLTIVVVGVMVGVEFAVAFVINPILNALPEDSAQLGRAHGGRMLGALMPFWYVGSLVLSAVWAIAGWHRPGVVLVVIAAALLIVSVLMSVLLLVPINNRSKTWTAENRPADWKEQQNRWDRYHYVRVAVIIAAFTLLAAAHA; from the coding sequence ATGCTCAGCGCACTCGCGGTCCTCACCATCGTGGTAGTCGGCGTGATGGTGGGGGTGGAGTTCGCCGTCGCCTTCGTCATCAACCCGATCCTCAACGCACTCCCCGAGGACAGTGCCCAGCTCGGCCGGGCACACGGCGGCCGGATGCTCGGCGCTCTCATGCCGTTCTGGTACGTCGGCTCGCTGGTGCTGAGCGCGGTCTGGGCCATCGCAGGCTGGCATCGCCCCGGCGTCGTCCTCGTGGTCATCGCCGCCGCGCTGCTGATCGTGAGCGTGCTCATGTCGGTGCTGTTGCTCGTCCCGATCAACAACCGGAGCAAGACGTGGACCGCCGAGAACCGGCCTGCCGACTGGAAGGAGCAGCAGAACCGCTGGGACCGCTACCACTACGTGCGGGTCGCCGTGATCATCGCCGCCTTCACCCTGCTGGCCGCCGCGCACGCCTGA
- a CDS encoding aldo/keto reductase: MEQRQLGRSGLRVSRTALGTMSWGRDTDADEAANLLLAFCEAGGTLIDTADVYNDGLAEEILGSLLGEAIPRTDIVLATKAVARRTEGPFGGGASRGALLTALHDSLRRLNTDHIDLWQLHAWDASTPIEETLAALDTAVTSGKVRYTGISNYSGWQTATAAARQHAQHSPAPLISTQVEYSLLERGVEREVIPAATHHGLGLLPWAPLGRGVLTGKYRNGTPADSRGASPHYAPYVEHHRTERTARIVQAVATAADGLGTSPLAVALAWVRDRPQVIAPVIGARDTAQLAGSLAAEDLTLPPAIRAALDDVSAVELSYPERPLP, encoded by the coding sequence GTGGAACAGCGACAGCTCGGCCGCAGCGGCCTCCGGGTCTCCCGCACGGCCCTCGGCACCATGTCCTGGGGACGCGACACCGACGCCGACGAAGCCGCCAACCTGCTGCTCGCCTTCTGCGAAGCCGGCGGCACCCTCATCGACACCGCCGATGTCTACAACGACGGACTCGCCGAGGAAATCCTCGGCAGCCTGCTCGGCGAAGCCATCCCACGCACCGACATCGTGCTGGCCACCAAAGCCGTCGCCCGCCGCACCGAAGGCCCCTTCGGCGGCGGCGCCTCCCGCGGCGCCCTGCTCACCGCCCTGCACGACTCACTCCGCCGCCTGAACACCGACCACATCGACCTCTGGCAACTCCACGCCTGGGACGCCAGCACCCCCATCGAGGAAACCCTCGCCGCCCTCGACACCGCCGTCACCAGCGGCAAAGTCCGCTACACCGGCATCTCCAACTACTCCGGCTGGCAAACCGCCACCGCAGCCGCCCGCCAGCACGCCCAGCACAGCCCAGCCCCCCTCATCTCCACCCAGGTCGAATACTCACTCCTGGAACGCGGCGTCGAACGCGAAGTCATCCCCGCCGCCACCCACCACGGACTCGGCCTGCTCCCCTGGGCCCCACTCGGCCGCGGCGTCCTCACCGGCAAATACCGCAACGGCACCCCAGCCGACTCCCGCGGCGCCAGCCCGCACTACGCCCCCTACGTCGAACACCACCGCACCGAACGCACCGCCCGCATCGTCCAGGCCGTGGCCACCGCCGCCGACGGCCTCGGCACCTCACCCCTGGCCGTCGCCCTCGCCTGGGTCCGCGACCGACCCCAGGTCATCGCCCCCGTCATCGGCGCCCGCGACACCGCCCAACTCGCCGGCTCCCTCGCCGCCGAGGACCTCACCCTGCCCCCGGCCATCCGCGCCGCCCTCGACGACGTCAGCGCCGTCGAACTCAGCTACCCGGAACGCCCGCTGCCGTGA
- a CDS encoding MSMEG_4193 family putative phosphomutase encodes MATLILLRHARSVANGSGTLAGRAEGVGLHEDGLTQAQGLVERFAGVPIAEIVSSPLQRCAETLAPLSAARELTPMAEPRLSEVDYGDWTGKAITDLLKEPLWKVVQQHPSAAIFPGGEGLAAVSARAVAAVREHDARISAAHGAEAIWVACSHGDVIKAILADALGSHLDAFQRILVDPGSASVIHYTEHRPYVWKVNDSGALAGLVRAERPTEDATVGGSTGGETAPAAEAVVQG; translated from the coding sequence GTGGCGACGCTCATCCTTCTGCGGCATGCACGATCGGTGGCCAACGGTTCCGGGACCCTGGCCGGACGGGCCGAAGGGGTGGGCCTGCACGAGGACGGCCTGACCCAGGCCCAGGGCCTGGTGGAGCGCTTCGCCGGGGTGCCGATCGCCGAGATCGTCTCCTCCCCGTTGCAGCGCTGCGCCGAGACCCTCGCACCCCTGTCCGCCGCGCGGGAGCTGACCCCGATGGCCGAGCCACGACTGTCCGAAGTGGACTACGGCGACTGGACCGGCAAGGCGATCACCGATCTGCTCAAGGAACCGCTGTGGAAGGTCGTGCAGCAGCACCCCTCCGCCGCGATCTTCCCCGGCGGCGAGGGCCTGGCCGCGGTCTCGGCGCGGGCGGTGGCCGCGGTGCGGGAGCACGACGCGCGGATCAGCGCGGCGCACGGGGCCGAGGCGATCTGGGTGGCGTGCAGTCACGGTGATGTGATCAAGGCGATCCTGGCCGACGCCCTGGGTTCGCACCTGGACGCCTTCCAGCGGATCCTGGTCGATCCGGGCTCGGCCTCGGTGATCCACTACACCGAGCACCGGCCGTATGTGTGGAAGGTCAACGACTCCGGTGCGCTGGCCGGTCTGGTGCGCGCGGAGCGGCCCACGGAGGACGCCACGGTGGGCGGCTCAACCGGCGGCGAGACCGCTCCCGCCGCCGAGGCCGTCGTCCAGGGCTGA
- a CDS encoding TetR/AcrR family transcriptional regulator — protein MSVPERKQREQAARERLIVATARELAEQQGWDAVTTRRLAERIEYSQPVLYSHFRGKREIIGAVALDGAAELAAALRAATAAVAGPRARVTALARAYLDFAEGNPAVYDAMFQLDGGLAFAQEDTPEPLKDGFAALLESLAEVAGEGVDPGLFTEVFWACLHGLATLTRAGRLPPGEAERRVELLVDRLAMI, from the coding sequence GTGTCGGTACCGGAACGCAAGCAGCGCGAACAGGCGGCCCGCGAGCGGCTCATCGTGGCCACGGCCCGCGAACTCGCCGAGCAGCAGGGCTGGGACGCGGTCACCACCCGCAGGCTCGCCGAGCGCATCGAGTACAGCCAGCCCGTGCTCTACAGCCACTTCCGCGGCAAGCGCGAGATCATCGGCGCGGTCGCCCTCGACGGCGCCGCCGAGCTGGCCGCGGCGCTGCGGGCCGCGACCGCCGCCGTGGCCGGTCCGCGGGCCAGGGTCACCGCCCTCGCCCGCGCCTACCTCGACTTCGCCGAGGGCAACCCGGCGGTCTACGACGCCATGTTCCAGCTCGACGGCGGCCTGGCCTTCGCCCAGGAGGACACCCCCGAGCCGCTGAAGGACGGCTTCGCGGCCCTGCTGGAAAGCCTCGCCGAGGTCGCGGGGGAGGGCGTCGACCCCGGCCTGTTCACCGAGGTGTTCTGGGCGTGCCTGCACGGGCTGGCCACCCTGACCCGGGCGGGACGGCTGCCGCCGGGGGAGGCCGAGCGGCGGGTGGAGCTGCTGGTGGACCGGCTGGCCATGATCTGA
- a CDS encoding LLM class F420-dependent oxidoreductase: MRLGLNLGYWGAGNDAENLDLAKEADRLGYSVVWAAEAYGSDAPTVLSWIAAQTERIDVGSAVFQIPARTPAMAAMTAATLDTLSDGRFRMGLGVSGPQVSEGWHGVRFDKPLGRTREYVEIVRKALARERLKYEGQHYTLPLPDGPGKALTLTVHPAREHIPIYLASIGPKNLELTGEIADGWLGVFFSPEHSAESLESIRLGRERVGKTMEGFDVVPTVPLVVGEDWQSCADKVRPYASLYLGGMGSRQKNFYKDLATRMGFGEQAQEVQDKFLAKDYEGALAAVPLEFIDATSLLGPKERITERIKAFAQAGVTTLTVSAMLQDLDEATLSLRVAVEALEAAGVG; encoded by the coding sequence GTGCGACTTGGGCTGAACCTCGGATATTGGGGCGCCGGTAACGACGCCGAGAACCTCGACCTGGCCAAGGAGGCCGACCGGCTCGGCTACTCCGTGGTCTGGGCCGCGGAGGCCTATGGCTCCGACGCGCCCACCGTGCTGAGCTGGATCGCCGCGCAGACCGAACGCATCGACGTCGGTTCCGCGGTCTTCCAGATCCCGGCGCGGACCCCGGCGATGGCCGCGATGACCGCGGCGACCCTGGACACCCTCTCCGACGGCCGGTTCCGGATGGGACTGGGCGTGTCCGGACCGCAGGTCTCGGAGGGCTGGCACGGCGTGCGTTTCGACAAGCCGCTGGGCCGGACCAGGGAATACGTGGAGATCGTGCGCAAGGCGCTGGCCAGGGAGCGCCTGAAGTACGAGGGGCAGCACTACACGCTGCCGCTGCCGGATGGTCCCGGCAAGGCGCTGACGCTGACCGTGCACCCGGCGCGTGAGCACATCCCGATCTACCTGGCCTCGATCGGTCCGAAGAACCTGGAGCTGACCGGCGAGATCGCTGATGGCTGGCTCGGGGTGTTCTTCTCTCCCGAGCACTCCGCGGAGAGCCTGGAGTCGATCCGTCTCGGCCGGGAGCGGGTCGGCAAGACCATGGAGGGCTTCGACGTGGTGCCCACCGTGCCGCTGGTGGTCGGGGAGGACTGGCAGAGCTGCGCGGACAAGGTCCGGCCCTACGCCTCGCTGTACCTGGGCGGGATGGGCAGCAGGCAGAAGAACTTCTACAAGGACCTGGCCACCCGGATGGGCTTCGGGGAGCAGGCCCAGGAGGTCCAGGACAAGTTCCTGGCCAAGGACTACGAGGGCGCGCTGGCCGCGGTGCCGCTGGAGTTCATCGACGCCACCTCGCTGCTGGGGCCCAAGGAGCGGATCACCGAGCGGATCAAGGCTTTCGCGCAGGCGGGGGTCACCACGCTGACCGTTTCGGCGATGCTGCAAGATCTTGACGAGGCGACGCTGTCCCTTCGCGTCGCGGTCGAAGCCTTGGAAGCAGCTGGAGTGGGGTAA
- the rox gene encoding rifampin monooxygenase: MFDVIIAGCGPTGAMLAAELRLHEVRVLVLERETEPVSFVRVVGLHIRSIELLAMRGLLDRVRAQGRQRPAAGFFAAIDKPVPAGLDSAHAYLLGIPQPVIVRLLEEHAIALGAQVRRGCAVAGFTQDEQGVTVELAGGERLRARYLVGCDGARSTVRTRLGVGFPGEPARNETLMGELAVGVPWAEIADRVAEIQAANRSFSLGPFGEGVYRVVVPAAGVSEDRTEPPTLEDFRQRLRAVAGTDFGVHSPRWLSRFGDATRLAERYRVGRVLLAGDAAHIHPPAGGQGLNLGVQDAVNLGWKLAGQVRGWAPGALLDSYQAERHPVAEEVLDNTRAQVALHSPEPGAQALRGLLAELMDFEVVNRHLIEKITAIGIRYDFGAGPDLLGRRLRDLDLAHGRLYERLRRGRGLVLDRTGGLSVRGWSDRVDLIADPVVALGVPAVLLRPDGHVAWVGDDQRELEQHLSRWFGEPVT, from the coding sequence ATGTTCGATGTGATCATCGCCGGCTGCGGTCCGACCGGCGCGATGCTGGCCGCCGAGTTGCGGCTGCACGAGGTGCGGGTGCTCGTGCTGGAGCGGGAAACCGAGCCCGTGTCGTTCGTCCGCGTGGTCGGGCTGCACATTCGCAGTATCGAGTTGCTGGCCATGCGCGGGCTGCTCGACCGTGTTCGCGCACAGGGACGACAGCGTCCGGCCGCCGGTTTCTTCGCCGCCATCGACAAACCGGTGCCGGCGGGCCTGGATTCCGCGCACGCCTACCTGCTGGGCATCCCGCAGCCGGTCATCGTGCGGCTGCTCGAGGAACACGCCATCGCACTGGGCGCGCAGGTCCGGCGTGGTTGTGCGGTGGCCGGGTTCACCCAGGACGAGCAGGGGGTGACCGTCGAGCTGGCCGGCGGGGAGCGGCTGCGTGCGCGTTATCTCGTGGGCTGTGACGGCGCGCGCAGCACGGTGCGCACCCGGCTGGGCGTCGGCTTTCCCGGTGAGCCCGCGCGCAACGAGACGCTGATGGGTGAGCTGGCGGTGGGTGTGCCGTGGGCGGAGATCGCCGACCGGGTGGCCGAGATCCAGGCGGCCAACCGGAGTTTCAGCCTGGGGCCCTTCGGCGAAGGGGTCTACCGCGTTGTGGTGCCCGCGGCGGGAGTCAGTGAGGATCGGACGGAACCACCCACGCTGGAAGATTTCCGGCAGCGGTTGCGGGCCGTGGCCGGGACCGATTTCGGGGTGCACTCGCCGCGCTGGCTGTCCCGGTTCGGGGATGCCACCCGGCTGGCCGAGCGGTATCGGGTCGGCCGGGTGCTGCTGGCCGGGGATGCGGCGCACATCCATCCGCCCGCCGGTGGGCAGGGGCTGAACCTGGGGGTCCAGGACGCGGTCAATCTCGGCTGGAAGCTGGCCGGGCAGGTCCGGGGCTGGGCGCCGGGGGCGTTGCTGGACAGCTATCAGGCCGAGCGTCATCCGGTGGCCGAGGAGGTGCTGGACAACACCCGTGCCCAGGTGGCGCTGCATTCCCCTGAGCCTGGGGCGCAGGCGTTGCGCGGGCTGCTCGCCGAGCTGATGGATTTCGAGGTGGTGAACCGGCATCTGATCGAGAAGATCACCGCGATCGGCATCCGCTATGACTTCGGTGCGGGTCCTGATCTGCTCGGCCGTCGCCTGCGTGATCTCGATCTGGCGCATGGCCGCCTCTACGAGCGGCTGCGTCGGGGTCGTGGTCTGGTGCTCGATCGCACGGGAGGGCTTAGTGTGCGGGGCTGGTCGGATCGGGTCGATCTGATCGCGGATCCCGTTGTGGCGCTGGGTGTTCCGGCCGTGCTGCTGCGCCCTGACGGTCACGTCGCCTGGGTCGGCGATGATCAGCGGGAGCTGGAGCAGCACCTGTCCCGCTGGTTTGGTGAGCCCGTCACCTGA
- a CDS encoding undecaprenyl-diphosphate phosphatase, whose protein sequence is MTWLEALVLGVVQGLTEMLPISSSGHLRIVSELFFGRDAGASFTAVTQLGTEAAVLIYFAKDIFRLVGTWFRGFGNAAVRKTQDYRLAWYVIIGTIPISVLGLLFKEQIRTSGRNLWVVGTTLVVFGLVLGAAELYGRQKRSVEQMTLKDGLIMGCAQAMALVPGVSRSGGTITAGLFIGLNREAATRYSFLLAIPAVVAAGIFSLPDVFERAGANAPSIAQMIVATVVAFAIGYVTIAWLLKFVAKHSVYVFVWYRVVLGLFVLAMLSSGYISAT, encoded by the coding sequence ATGACCTGGCTGGAAGCCCTCGTCCTCGGCGTGGTCCAGGGGCTGACCGAGATGCTGCCGATCTCCAGTTCCGGTCACCTGCGGATCGTCTCGGAGTTGTTCTTCGGGCGGGACGCGGGCGCGAGTTTCACCGCGGTGACCCAGCTGGGCACCGAGGCGGCGGTGCTGATTTATTTCGCCAAGGACATCTTCCGGCTGGTGGGCACCTGGTTCCGCGGGTTCGGCAACGCCGCGGTGCGCAAGACCCAGGACTACCGGCTGGCCTGGTACGTGATCATCGGCACCATCCCGATCAGTGTGCTGGGGCTGCTGTTCAAGGAGCAGATCCGCACCAGCGGCCGCAACCTGTGGGTGGTGGGCACCACGCTGGTGGTGTTCGGCCTGGTGCTGGGTGCCGCTGAGCTGTACGGCAGGCAGAAGCGCTCGGTGGAGCAGATGACGCTCAAGGACGGCCTGATCATGGGTTGTGCCCAGGCGATGGCCCTGGTCCCCGGCGTGTCCCGCTCGGGCGGCACGATCACGGCCGGCCTGTTCATCGGCCTGAACCGCGAGGCGGCGACCCGCTATTCGTTCCTGCTGGCCATCCCGGCCGTGGTGGCGGCGGGGATCTTCTCGCTGCCGGATGTCTTCGAGCGGGCCGGGGCGAACGCGCCCAGCATCGCGCAGATGATCGTGGCCACCGTGGTGGCCTTCGCCATCGGCTATGTGACCATCGCCTGGCTGCTGAAGTTCGTGGCCAAGCACAGCGTGTACGTCTTCGTCTGGTACCGGGTGGTGCTGGGCCTGTTCGTGCTGGCGATGCTGTCCTCGGGCTACATCTCGGCGACCTGA
- a CDS encoding GNAT family N-acetyltransferase codes for MIERMAQPTLHTPRLTLVPLAEEHLDLEAELDADPEVMRYLGGRAHTRAEVERSHRRRLAAAAKVPGLGFWVGFAEDGFVGWWILQPPHGPDQPEVAGEADLGYRLARSHWRRGYASEGARELIRYGFTDLGLDRIFAQTLAVNAASRATMTSVGLTFVREFLSSGQVEVEYEITPATPASP; via the coding sequence ATGATCGAGCGCATGGCCCAACCCACCCTGCACACCCCGCGCCTGACCCTCGTGCCACTGGCCGAGGAGCACCTCGACCTGGAGGCCGAGCTGGACGCCGACCCCGAGGTGATGCGCTACCTCGGCGGCCGGGCGCACACCCGCGCCGAGGTCGAGCGGTCGCACCGCAGGCGACTCGCCGCCGCGGCGAAGGTGCCCGGCCTCGGGTTCTGGGTGGGTTTCGCCGAGGACGGCTTCGTCGGCTGGTGGATCCTGCAGCCGCCGCACGGTCCGGACCAGCCCGAGGTCGCGGGGGAGGCCGATCTCGGCTACCGGTTGGCGCGCAGCCACTGGCGCCGTGGCTACGCGAGTGAGGGCGCGCGCGAGCTGATCCGCTACGGCTTCACCGACCTCGGCCTCGATCGGATCTTCGCCCAGACCCTGGCCGTCAACGCCGCCTCCCGGGCGACCATGACCTCCGTCGGCCTCACCTTCGTCCGGGAGTTCCTTTCCTCGGGCCAGGTCGAGGTCGAGTACGAGATCACCCCCGCCACACCGGCCTCCCCCTGA
- a CDS encoding sensor histidine kinase: MFPTTLRWRLSAVIAVVGALVAIGLSVLVRTEFERMQLADARRLQDERIQLVVRDYAMSGTATLGADLDSPDLPRELREAVHGGQRATYLERRPGQAWIWAAAETDGKILSIRTSYADKDDALDQLDQVLVIGSAAVVVLGTLLGVILGARLSRRLRLAAAAARQVADGDTEVRVRDAIGGRPADETAELAQAVDAMADALQERLAAEQRVTADIAHELRTPVTGLVTAAELLPPGRPAEMVRDRIKALRGLVEDVLEVARLDTATEKAELTGFDLLTFVQRRVTALTPEAQVSGESQTVLTDPRRLERVLVNLLINARRHGKPPVEVHVQGHTLRVRDHGPGFAADLLRDGPSRFRTGSSDRGTGHGLGLTIAAAQTRVLGGTLTFANAENGGAVITLVLPANSALDDGLGGGSGLAAG, from the coding sequence GTGTTCCCGACAACCCTGCGCTGGCGGCTGAGCGCGGTCATCGCCGTGGTCGGCGCCCTGGTCGCGATCGGACTGAGCGTGCTGGTGCGCACCGAGTTCGAGCGCATGCAACTCGCCGATGCCCGCCGCCTGCAGGACGAACGCATCCAGCTGGTGGTGCGCGACTACGCCATGTCCGGCACCGCCACCCTGGGCGCGGACCTGGACTCCCCCGACCTGCCCCGCGAACTCCGCGAGGCCGTGCACGGCGGCCAGCGCGCCACCTACCTGGAACGCCGCCCCGGCCAGGCGTGGATCTGGGCGGCGGCGGAAACCGACGGCAAGATCCTGTCCATCCGCACCTCCTACGCCGACAAGGACGACGCCCTCGACCAGCTCGACCAGGTCCTGGTCATCGGCTCGGCCGCGGTGGTCGTGCTCGGCACCCTGCTCGGGGTGATCCTCGGCGCCCGCCTGTCCCGCCGCCTGCGCCTGGCCGCCGCCGCGGCCCGCCAGGTCGCCGACGGCGACACCGAGGTCCGGGTCCGCGACGCCATCGGCGGCCGCCCCGCCGATGAGACCGCCGAACTCGCCCAGGCCGTGGACGCCATGGCCGACGCCCTGCAGGAACGCCTGGCCGCCGAACAACGCGTCACCGCCGACATCGCGCACGAACTGCGCACCCCGGTCACCGGCCTGGTCACCGCCGCCGAACTCCTACCCCCCGGACGACCGGCCGAGATGGTCCGCGACCGCATCAAGGCGTTGCGCGGACTGGTCGAGGACGTCCTGGAGGTCGCCCGCCTGGACACCGCCACCGAGAAGGCCGAACTGACCGGGTTCGACCTGCTCACCTTCGTCCAGCGCCGGGTCACCGCCCTCACCCCCGAAGCGCAGGTGAGTGGGGAGTCCCAGACCGTGCTCACCGACCCGCGCCGCCTGGAACGGGTCCTGGTCAACCTGCTGATCAACGCCCGCCGCCACGGCAAACCCCCCGTCGAGGTCCACGTCCAGGGGCACACGCTGCGGGTCCGCGATCACGGACCCGGCTTCGCCGCCGACCTGCTCCGCGACGGACCCAGCCGCTTCCGCACCGGCAGCAGCGACCGCGGCACCGGGCACGGCCTCGGCCTGACCATCGCCGCCGCCCAGACCCGGGTCCTCGGCGGCACCCTGACCTTCGCCAACGCCGAGAACGGCGGCGCGGTCATCACCTTGGTACTGCCCGCGAACTCAGCCCTGGACGACGGCCTCGGCGGCGGGAGCGGTCTCGCCGCCGGTTGA
- the cseB gene encoding two-component system response regulator CseB, producing the protein MSGLHVLLVEDDDVIREATQLTLERDGFTVTVAADGLAGLAAYREHRPDVALLDIMLPGLNGVSLCRQIREEGPTPVIMMSARADPIDVVLGLEAGADDYVTKPFDSTVLVARIRAVVRRMVRAGREVEDTVLRFGDLEIHKNGLEVRLDGELVELTPTELRLLLCFAESPGNVLTRDVLLEQVWDYQWGGDSRVVDVHVQRLRVKIGQDRIETVRGFGYKLRG; encoded by the coding sequence GTGAGCGGCTTGCACGTGCTGCTGGTCGAGGACGACGACGTCATCCGCGAGGCCACCCAGCTGACCCTGGAACGCGACGGCTTCACCGTCACCGTGGCCGCCGACGGCCTGGCCGGCCTGGCCGCCTACCGCGAACACCGACCCGATGTGGCCCTGCTCGACATCATGCTGCCCGGCCTCAACGGGGTGAGCCTGTGCCGCCAGATCCGCGAGGAGGGCCCCACCCCGGTGATCATGATGTCCGCCCGCGCCGACCCCATCGACGTCGTCCTGGGCCTGGAGGCCGGGGCCGATGACTATGTGACCAAGCCCTTCGACTCCACCGTGCTGGTGGCCCGCATCCGCGCGGTGGTCCGCCGGATGGTGCGCGCCGGGCGCGAGGTCGAGGACACCGTGCTGCGCTTCGGCGACCTGGAGATCCACAAGAACGGCCTGGAAGTGCGCCTCGACGGCGAACTGGTCGAGCTGACCCCGACCGAGCTGCGGCTGCTGCTCTGCTTCGCCGAGTCCCCCGGCAACGTGCTCACCCGCGATGTGCTGCTCGAACAGGTCTGGGACTACCAGTGGGGCGGGGACTCCCGGGTGGTGGACGTGCACGTGCAACGGCTGCGGGTCAAGATCGGGCAGGACCGGATCGAGACCGTGCGCGGCTTCGGCTACAAGCTGCGGGGCTGA